In the Flavobacterium acetivorans genome, one interval contains:
- a CDS encoding homocysteine S-methyltransferase family protein, producing MASIQEAIKKNILVLDGAMGTMLQRYNFSEEDFRGERFKDFPHSLKGNNDLLSLTQPQAIKAVHAAYFEAGADIVETNTFSGTTIGMADYHLEDFVYELNFESAKIAREVADEFTAKNPDKPRFVAGSVGPTNRTASMSPDVNDPGYRAVTFDDLRIAYKQQVEALMDGGCDLLLVETIFDTLNAKAALFAIEEVKDERNIDIPIMVSGTITDASGRTLSGQTVEAFLISVSHIPLLSVGFNCALGADLLKPYLQTLSQNTSFNVSAHPNAGLPNAFGEYDETPEQMQAFIKEYLDDNLVNIIGGCCGTTPEHIKLIAEIAKDYKPRVSTATM from the coding sequence ATGGCATCAATTCAAGAAGCAATTAAAAAAAACATACTCGTGCTCGACGGAGCTATGGGAACCATGTTGCAACGATATAATTTTTCCGAAGAAGATTTTCGTGGAGAACGTTTCAAAGATTTTCCTCATTCTCTAAAAGGGAACAATGATTTGTTGTCACTTACCCAACCGCAAGCTATCAAAGCGGTTCATGCCGCCTATTTTGAAGCAGGAGCAGATATTGTAGAAACCAATACGTTTTCTGGAACCACTATCGGTATGGCCGATTATCATCTGGAAGATTTCGTTTACGAACTCAACTTCGAATCGGCAAAAATTGCTCGTGAAGTAGCAGACGAATTTACAGCCAAAAATCCTGATAAACCTCGTTTTGTGGCTGGTTCAGTAGGGCCAACGAACAGAACTGCAAGCATGTCGCCCGATGTAAATGATCCGGGATACAGAGCAGTAACCTTTGATGATTTACGAATTGCTTACAAACAACAGGTCGAAGCTTTAATGGACGGCGGTTGCGATTTGTTATTAGTAGAAACTATTTTCGATACCTTGAATGCCAAAGCGGCACTTTTTGCCATCGAGGAAGTCAAAGACGAGCGCAATATTGATATTCCAATCATGGTTTCAGGAACCATTACGGATGCTTCGGGAAGAACACTATCAGGACAAACAGTAGAGGCTTTCCTGATTTCAGTTTCGCATATCCCTTTGTTGAGCGTGGGATTTAATTGTGCCCTAGGTGCCGATTTATTGAAACCCTATCTGCAAACCCTATCACAAAACACCTCTTTTAATGTGTCAGCGCATCCTAATGCAGGATTGCCAAACGCCTTTGGTGAATATGATGAAACCCCGGAGCAAATGCAGGCTTTTATCAAAGAATATTTAGACGATAATTTAGTGAATATCATAGGCGGTTGTTGCGGAACAACCCCGGAACACATAAAGTTGATTGCAGAAATCGCAAAAGATTATAAGCCGCGTGTGTCAACAGCGACAATGTAA
- the metH gene encoding methionine synthase has translation MAEKETRRNLVLSGLEPLIIAPESVFVNVGERTNVTGSRKFLRLIKEEKYEEALSIAKEQVEGGAQIIDINMDEGMLDGEYAMTKFLNLIAAEPDISRVPIMIDSSKWHIIEAGLKVVQGKCVVNSISLKEGEEQFIHHAKLIKRYGAAAIIMAFDEVGQADNYERRVEICQRSYDILVNKVGFPPQDIIFDLNIFPVATGMEEHRLNALDFFRGTKWVRENLPHAHISGGVSNVSFSFRGNDVVREAMHSVFLYHAIQNGMTMGIVNPEMLTIYDEIPKDLLEHVEDVILNRRDDATERLLDFAENVKGDSKNNEKAIQEWRSGTVQERITHSLVKGIDAFIEIDVEEARLAATKPIEVIEINLMAGMNVVGDLFGSGKMFLPQVVKSARVMKKAVAYLLPFIEASKQAGDKQGNGKILMATVKGDVHDIGKNIVSVVLACNNYEIVDLGVMVAPEKIIAAAIEHNVDIIGLSGLITPSLDEMVYLAKELDKRNIKIPVMIGGATTSRAHTAVKIAPQYRETVIHVNDASRAVTVAGSLLNSDKKIYAASIREEYDAFRETFLNRSRDKNFLTIEQARKNKLLLDWENYTPMKPNFIGAKTIEVDLDVLVPYIDWTPFFRTWELFGKYPAILTDEVVGEQATSVFADAQEMLQVILKEKKLTAKGIYGIFPANQVNDDDIELTDENGKVLEKFLTLRQQSQKTKGAPNIALSDFIAPKDSGKTDYMGAFCVTTGFGVDEWAAEFEKDLDDYNSIMVKAMADRFAEAFAEYLHERVRKEIWGYSPDEALSTEDMIAETYKGIRPAPGYPACPDHLEKPTIWKLLNVEEEIGVTLTESMAMWPASSVSGYYFGNSESKYFGLGKIKEDQVIDYAKRRSISTDLAMKWLNPNIAD, from the coding sequence ATGGCAGAAAAAGAAACTAGAAGAAACTTAGTTTTATCAGGATTAGAACCTTTAATCATTGCACCTGAAAGTGTATTTGTGAACGTTGGAGAGCGAACCAATGTAACTGGTTCTAGAAAATTCCTTCGATTAATTAAGGAGGAAAAATACGAAGAAGCATTAAGTATTGCGAAAGAGCAAGTAGAAGGTGGCGCGCAAATCATCGATATTAATATGGATGAAGGAATGCTTGATGGCGAATATGCTATGACAAAATTCCTGAATTTAATAGCTGCCGAACCGGATATTTCTCGTGTGCCCATTATGATTGACAGCTCTAAATGGCATATCATCGAAGCGGGTTTAAAAGTTGTGCAAGGGAAATGCGTCGTAAATTCGATTTCTTTGAAAGAAGGCGAAGAGCAATTTATTCACCACGCTAAACTTATCAAACGCTACGGAGCCGCTGCCATTATCATGGCTTTTGATGAGGTAGGTCAGGCCGATAATTATGAACGCCGAGTGGAAATTTGCCAGCGTTCTTATGATATTTTGGTCAATAAGGTTGGTTTTCCACCACAAGACATCATCTTTGATTTGAATATATTTCCGGTAGCAACAGGAATGGAAGAACACCGCCTGAACGCCTTGGATTTCTTTAGAGGGACAAAATGGGTTCGAGAAAATCTACCGCATGCACACATTAGCGGTGGAGTAAGTAATGTTTCCTTTTCTTTTAGAGGGAATGATGTGGTGAGGGAAGCGATGCATTCGGTGTTCTTGTATCATGCTATTCAAAATGGTATGACGATGGGAATCGTGAATCCGGAAATGCTTACTATTTACGATGAAATTCCAAAAGATTTATTGGAACATGTAGAAGATGTAATTCTGAACCGACGTGATGATGCGACCGAAAGATTGTTGGATTTTGCCGAAAATGTAAAAGGAGATAGCAAAAACAATGAAAAAGCAATCCAAGAATGGCGTTCAGGAACAGTCCAAGAACGTATTACCCATTCCTTGGTCAAAGGAATTGATGCGTTTATAGAAATTGATGTCGAAGAAGCCCGATTGGCGGCAACAAAACCAATTGAAGTTATCGAGATCAACTTGATGGCCGGAATGAATGTCGTGGGAGATCTGTTCGGAAGCGGAAAAATGTTTTTGCCTCAAGTGGTAAAATCGGCTCGTGTGATGAAAAAAGCAGTGGCTTATTTATTACCGTTTATAGAAGCAAGCAAGCAAGCGGGAGACAAACAAGGGAATGGAAAAATCTTGATGGCAACGGTAAAAGGCGATGTACATGATATTGGAAAAAACATTGTATCTGTCGTTTTGGCTTGTAATAATTATGAAATTGTAGATTTGGGTGTCATGGTTGCTCCCGAGAAAATTATTGCGGCTGCCATAGAACACAATGTAGATATTATCGGATTAAGTGGATTGATTACTCCTTCGCTTGATGAAATGGTTTATTTAGCCAAAGAGTTGGATAAACGAAATATTAAAATTCCAGTGATGATTGGTGGTGCCACCACTTCGCGCGCGCATACTGCCGTGAAAATTGCTCCACAATACAGAGAAACAGTAATTCACGTAAATGATGCTTCTAGAGCCGTAACGGTCGCCGGAAGTTTATTAAACAGCGATAAAAAAATATATGCAGCATCGATTCGTGAAGAATATGATGCTTTTAGAGAGACGTTTTTGAATCGTTCGCGCGACAAAAATTTCTTAACGATTGAGCAGGCTCGAAAAAACAAATTACTGTTAGACTGGGAAAATTACACTCCAATGAAACCTAATTTTATTGGAGCAAAAACAATCGAAGTCGATTTGGATGTTTTGGTTCCTTATATTGACTGGACGCCATTTTTCAGGACTTGGGAATTGTTCGGGAAATATCCGGCTATTCTTACCGATGAAGTGGTAGGAGAACAAGCAACTTCTGTTTTTGCAGATGCACAGGAAATGTTGCAAGTGATTTTGAAAGAAAAGAAATTGACAGCCAAAGGGATTTATGGAATTTTTCCGGCGAATCAAGTCAACGATGATGATATTGAATTGACAGATGAAAACGGAAAAGTTTTGGAGAAATTTTTGACCTTACGCCAGCAATCTCAAAAAACAAAAGGAGCGCCAAACATTGCCTTATCAGATTTTATTGCTCCAAAAGATTCCGGTAAAACCGATTATATGGGTGCATTTTGTGTAACGACCGGTTTTGGCGTTGACGAATGGGCAGCTGAATTCGAAAAGGATTTAGATGATTATAATTCAATCATGGTGAAAGCAATGGCCGATCGTTTTGCGGAAGCTTTTGCTGAATACTTGCACGAAAGAGTAAGAAAAGAAATTTGGGGCTATTCTCCGGATGAAGCTTTAAGTACCGAGGATATGATTGCGGAAACCTATAAAGGAATTCGTCCGGCACCGGGTTATCCTGCTTGTCCTGACCATTTAGAGAAGCCAACAATTTGGAAACTGTTAAATGTGGAAGAAGAAATTGGAGTAACATTGACCGAAAGTATGGCGATGTGGCCCGCTTCTTCGGTTTCTGGATATTATTTTGGGAATTCAGAAAGTAAGTATTTCGGACTTGGAAAAATAAAAGAAGATCAAGTGATTGATTACGCAAAACGTAGAAGTATTTCAACTGATTTAGCTATGAAATGGTTGAACCCGAATATTGCAGATTAA
- a CDS encoding NAD(P)/FAD-dependent oxidoreductase: MIKTDILIIGAGPTGLFAVFEAGLLKLKCHILDALPQAGGQLSELYPKKPIYDIPGFPEVLAGDLVDNLMEQIKQFEPGFTLGERAETIEKQEDGSFIVTSNKGKRFHAPVIAIAGGLGSFEPRKPLIEDIEFYEDKGIKYFIKNPEKFRDKRVVIAGGGDSALDWSIFLSNVASEVTLIHRRNEFRGALDSVEKVQELKNSGKIKMITPGEVVGLNGDEHLESVVVEENGAQRTIATDYFIPLFGLTPKLGPIGDWGLEIEKNAIKVNNALDYQTNIPGIFAIGDVNTYPGKLKLILCGFHEATLMCQAAYQIINPGKKYVLKYTTVSGIDGFDGTRKEAPKAVVKAIV, translated from the coding sequence ATGATTAAAACAGATATCCTTATAATAGGAGCCGGTCCAACTGGTTTATTTGCCGTTTTTGAAGCAGGATTATTAAAATTAAAATGCCATATATTAGACGCCTTACCACAAGCAGGCGGACAACTTTCGGAATTATATCCAAAGAAACCTATCTACGATATCCCTGGTTTTCCAGAAGTATTGGCGGGAGATTTAGTCGATAATTTAATGGAACAAATTAAGCAGTTCGAACCAGGATTTACGCTTGGAGAACGTGCTGAAACTATAGAGAAGCAAGAAGACGGAAGTTTTATTGTGACTTCAAATAAAGGTAAAAGATTTCACGCTCCGGTTATTGCCATTGCCGGAGGTTTGGGAAGTTTCGAGCCAAGAAAGCCACTTATTGAAGACATTGAGTTTTATGAGGATAAAGGGATAAAATACTTTATCAAAAACCCGGAAAAATTCAGAGACAAGAGAGTAGTAATCGCCGGTGGTGGAGATTCTGCGCTGGATTGGAGTATTTTCTTGTCGAATGTGGCATCCGAGGTGACTTTAATCCACCGCAGAAATGAATTCCGCGGCGCCTTGGATTCAGTCGAAAAAGTGCAGGAGCTAAAAAATTCAGGTAAAATAAAAATGATTACTCCAGGGGAAGTGGTTGGCTTAAATGGTGATGAGCATTTGGAATCTGTAGTTGTCGAAGAAAACGGAGCCCAAAGAACTATCGCTACGGATTATTTCATTCCTCTTTTTGGATTAACACCAAAGTTAGGCCCTATTGGAGACTGGGGATTGGAAATCGAGAAAAATGCGATTAAAGTAAATAATGCTTTGGATTACCAAACTAATATTCCCGGAATTTTTGCCATTGGTGACGTAAATACCTATCCGGGAAAACTAAAATTGATTCTTTGTGGTTTTCATGAAGCTACGTTAATGTGTCAGGCGGCCTATCAAATCATCAATCCGGGCAAAAAATATGTATTGAAATATACCACCGTAAGTGGTATTGATGGATTTGACGGAACTCGTAAAGAAGCTCCAAAAGCAGTCGTTAAAGCCATAGTTTAA
- a CDS encoding precorrin-2 dehydrogenase/sirohydrochlorin ferrochelatase family protein — protein sequence MERNELYPIFLKLHNLNVLIVGGGNVGLEKLSFLLKSSPNANVEVVAPKFLPELEELVAKHPSVILTEAKFKKKMLKKRHLVIACTDDLKVNKRIYDLSRKRHLICNIADTPDLCDYYLGGIVTKGNVKIAISTNGKSPTTAKRLREFFEEIIPEDINQMVLNLNEYRKTLKGNFEDKVNKMNEITQSLKNKE from the coding sequence ATGGAAAGGAATGAATTGTATCCAATATTTTTAAAACTACACAACCTTAATGTACTGATTGTAGGCGGAGGAAATGTAGGATTGGAAAAATTATCTTTCCTGCTAAAATCCAGCCCGAATGCCAATGTTGAGGTGGTCGCACCAAAGTTTTTACCGGAATTAGAAGAATTGGTGGCAAAACATCCTTCGGTGATATTGACTGAGGCGAAGTTCAAGAAAAAAATGTTGAAAAAACGGCATCTGGTAATTGCCTGTACCGACGATTTAAAAGTGAATAAAAGGATTTATGATTTGTCCCGAAAAAGACATTTGATTTGCAATATTGCCGACACGCCTGATTTATGCGATTATTATTTGGGTGGAATTGTAACCAAAGGGAATGTGAAAATTGCCATTTCGACCAACGGAAAATCACCTACAACAGCCAAAAGATTACGAGAGTTTTTTGAAGAAATAATACCGGAAGATATCAATCAAATGGTATTGAATCTGAACGAATACCGCAAAACATTGAAAGGGAATTTTGAAGATAAAGTCAATAAAATGAATGAGATTACTCAATCATTAAAAAATAAAGAATAA
- the cobA gene encoding uroporphyrinogen-III C-methyltransferase — translation MKNKIEPQVTLVGAGPGDSDLLTIKGAKALAEAKVVLYDALANDELLSYAPKKALKIFVGKRKGCHAYTQDEINQLIVDNALTYGHVVRLKGGDPFIFGRGSEEIEFVESFGIPTFVVPGISSSIAVPASQGISLTKRGISESFWVITGTTSARKLSTDVALAAQSTATVVILMGMSKLAEIVALFQKESKGEIPVAIIQNGTTPEEKVGIGTINTIQRVVAENNLSSPAIIVIGEVVGDNKKRVGFYKELKSNHKVLAYGKE, via the coding sequence ATGAAAAATAAAATAGAACCTCAAGTTACTTTAGTAGGTGCCGGTCCGGGAGATTCGGATTTGCTTACCATCAAAGGAGCAAAAGCATTGGCGGAAGCCAAGGTGGTTTTGTATGATGCTTTGGCAAATGACGAACTATTGTCTTATGCTCCTAAAAAAGCATTGAAAATATTTGTCGGAAAAAGAAAAGGCTGTCATGCTTATACCCAAGACGAAATCAACCAATTGATTGTAGATAATGCGCTTACTTACGGTCATGTAGTTCGCTTGAAAGGTGGAGATCCTTTCATTTTTGGAAGAGGAAGTGAAGAAATAGAATTCGTAGAAAGTTTTGGAATCCCTACATTTGTAGTGCCGGGAATTTCATCATCGATTGCGGTTCCGGCTTCTCAGGGAATTTCGTTGACCAAAAGAGGAATTTCGGAGAGTTTTTGGGTAATCACGGGAACAACTTCTGCCAGAAAATTGTCAACAGATGTAGCTTTAGCGGCTCAATCTACCGCAACAGTGGTGATTTTGATGGGGATGAGTAAACTAGCGGAAATTGTCGCTTTATTCCAAAAAGAATCGAAAGGAGAAATTCCTGTTGCGATTATTCAAAACGGAACCACTCCGGAGGAAAAAGTCGGAATTGGAACTATAAATACGATCCAAAGAGTGGTGGCAGAGAACAATTTAAGTTCTCCGGCAATTATCGTAATTGGGGAAGTAGTTGGAGATAATAAGAAAAGAGTAGGTTTTTATAAGGAATTAAAATCGAATCATAAGGTGTTGGCATATGGAAAGGAATGA